One region of Faecalibacter bovis genomic DNA includes:
- the alaS gene encoding alanine--tRNA ligase, whose translation MKSKDIRKEFLGFFEKNGHLIVDSAPIVLKDDPTLMFNNSGMAQFKEFFLGNGIPKNNRIADTQKCLRVSGKHNDLDDVGKDTYHHTMFEMLGNWSFGDYFKEEAIAWAWELLTGVYGISKDQIYVTVFEGDKEDGTELDTEALELWKKHIAEDRILYGNKKDNFWEMGDIGPCGPCSEIHVDIRPEADRLAVDGKTLVNMDHPQVIEIWNLVFMQFQRKADGSLEQLPAKHIDTGMGFERLAMVLQGKSSNYDTDVFQPTIKKLEEISGVTYGAAEKTDIAIRVVVDHLRAVAFAIADGQLPSNTGAGYVIRRILRRAISYGYRFLGLNEPFIFQLYPILKAEMGDFFPELVKQETIVTGVIREEEASFLRTIEQGLNRLNQIIEQLGDSKVVPGDVVFELYDTYGFPADLSRIVAEDHGFTIDEAGFESEMAKQKERSKKATALVTDDWVVLDGSGNETSIAYDNTEAEVKVTRYRKVKNKKGEFYQLVFNQTPFYAESGGQIGDQGVIVSPNETIEVVDTKKENNLIIHFVETLPENIEGTFQAKVNVTKRNATTKNHTATHLMHEALREVLGTHVEQKGSYVGDDYLRFDFSHFAKMTEEEIAIVEQKVNEKIVEALPLIEKREASMDEALAEGAMALFGEKYGDKVRVIRFGSSVELCGGTHVNNTADIRLFKILSESSTAAGIRRIEAITADTAINALKDAEQNYNDVLVALKTKNDAVKAVQSLLDENAALKKQVEKFVAQQAAAEKATWKAAVKEINGINFLAIKTNLDTNAAKQNAIDLTNEIENAFIVVGTNDAVKPSITISIAKNLVADKGLHAGNIVKEIAKHINGGGGGQPFLATAGGKEVAGLDAALVQAEDFVK comes from the coding sequence ATGAAATCCAAAGATATAAGAAAAGAATTTCTTGGTTTTTTTGAAAAAAACGGGCATTTAATCGTTGATTCTGCTCCGATTGTACTTAAAGATGACCCAACTTTAATGTTCAATAATTCAGGAATGGCCCAATTTAAAGAATTCTTTTTAGGTAATGGAATTCCTAAGAATAATCGTATTGCCGATACTCAAAAATGTCTTCGTGTTTCTGGTAAGCATAACGATTTAGATGATGTAGGAAAAGACACTTACCACCACACGATGTTTGAGATGTTAGGGAACTGGTCATTCGGAGATTACTTTAAAGAAGAAGCAATCGCCTGGGCTTGGGAACTTTTAACAGGAGTGTATGGGATTTCTAAAGATCAGATCTATGTTACGGTTTTCGAAGGAGACAAAGAAGACGGTACTGAATTAGATACAGAAGCTTTAGAACTTTGGAAAAAACATATTGCAGAGGATCGTATCTTATACGGAAATAAGAAAGATAATTTCTGGGAGATGGGTGATATCGGACCATGTGGACCATGTTCTGAAATTCACGTTGATATTCGTCCAGAAGCTGATCGTTTAGCTGTTGATGGTAAAACATTAGTAAATATGGATCACCCACAAGTGATCGAAATTTGGAATTTAGTATTTATGCAATTCCAACGTAAAGCTGATGGTTCATTAGAACAATTACCTGCAAAACACATCGATACCGGAATGGGATTTGAGCGTTTAGCAATGGTTTTACAAGGAAAATCATCTAACTACGATACAGATGTTTTCCAACCAACAATCAAAAAATTAGAAGAAATTTCTGGAGTAACTTACGGAGCTGCAGAAAAAACAGATATTGCAATTCGTGTTGTAGTTGACCACTTACGTGCTGTAGCTTTTGCTATTGCTGACGGACAGTTACCTTCTAACACAGGTGCAGGATATGTAATTCGTCGTATTTTACGTCGTGCTATTTCTTATGGTTACCGTTTCTTAGGATTAAACGAGCCATTCATTTTCCAATTATACCCAATCTTAAAAGCTGAAATGGGAGATTTCTTCCCAGAATTAGTGAAACAAGAAACAATTGTTACAGGTGTAATTCGCGAAGAAGAAGCTTCATTCTTAAGAACAATAGAGCAAGGATTAAATCGTTTAAACCAAATCATCGAGCAATTAGGAGATTCTAAAGTTGTTCCTGGTGATGTAGTTTTCGAATTATATGATACTTACGGTTTCCCAGCCGATTTATCTCGTATCGTTGCAGAAGACCACGGATTCACAATTGATGAAGCTGGATTCGAATCTGAAATGGCAAAGCAAAAAGAACGATCTAAAAAAGCAACAGCTTTAGTGACTGATGACTGGGTTGTTTTAGACGGATCTGGAAATGAAACATCTATTGCTTACGATAACACAGAAGCTGAAGTAAAAGTGACGCGTTACCGTAAAGTAAAAAATAAAAAAGGAGAATTCTATCAATTAGTTTTCAACCAAACACCTTTCTACGCTGAGTCGGGAGGACAAATTGGTGACCAAGGTGTGATTGTTTCTCCAAACGAAACAATTGAAGTAGTTGACACTAAAAAAGAGAATAACTTAATTATTCACTTCGTTGAAACTTTACCAGAAAACATTGAAGGAACTTTCCAAGCCAAAGTAAATGTTACAAAACGTAATGCAACTACTAAAAATCACACAGCTACGCATTTAATGCACGAAGCTTTACGTGAAGTTTTAGGAACGCATGTGGAACAAAAAGGTTCTTACGTTGGTGATGATTACTTACGTTTCGACTTCTCTCACTTTGCAAAAATGACGGAAGAAGAAATCGCAATCGTTGAGCAAAAAGTAAACGAAAAAATCGTTGAAGCTTTACCATTAATCGAGAAAAGAGAAGCTTCTATGGACGAAGCTTTAGCTGAAGGTGCAATGGCTTTATTCGGTGAGAAATATGGAGATAAAGTTCGTGTGATTCGTTTTGGTTCTTCAGTTGAATTATGTGGTGGTACACATGTAAACAATACGGCTGATATTCGTTTATTCAAAATTTTATCTGAATCTTCTACTGCTGCTGGAATTCGTCGTATCGAAGCAATTACTGCTGATACTGCAATCAACGCTTTAAAAGATGCAGAACAAAACTACAACGACGTTTTAGTTGCCTTAAAAACGAAAAACGATGCAGTTAAAGCAGTTCAATCTTTATTAGATGAAAACGCAGCATTAAAGAAACAAGTAGAAAAATTCGTTGCGCAACAAGCTGCTGCTGAAAAAGCAACTTGGAAAGCAGCCGTAAAAGAAATTAACGGAATTAATTTCTTAGCGATTAAAACGAATTTAGATACCAATGCAGCAAAACAAAATGCTATTGATTTAACAAACGAAATTGAAAATGCATTCATCGTTGTTGGTACAAATGATGCAGTAAAACCATCGATCACTATTTCTATTGCTAAAAACTTAGTTGCAGATAAAGGATTACACGCTGGTAACATCGTAAAAGAAATTGCGAAGCACATCAACGGTGGAGGAGGTGGACAACCTTTCTTAGCTACTGCAGGTGGTAAAGAAGTTGCTGGATTAGATGCAGCTTTAGTACAAGCGGAAGATTTTGTAAAGTAA
- a CDS encoding M23 family metallopeptidase, producing MENNNYKYKSSSVLKDWSLKRLKNIPKTFYYGFAFLCIATVSAGMIGYNFNDSEFALTANKFKNNESKLLAELQKAQKENSELNEKFKEVEVALTELEEKDRNIYRTIYDLKVDEDIDSINKIINEYSAEDIDNLLSKIEEEKKSLDEVLRKAGGKDKHLTSLPVIKPVADKYLNRVASGYGSRFHPILKVKKMHNGLDFAASTGTPIYATGDGTVKMAGFNSGYGNVVVIRHGNGFETLYAHMSRIKTRNGKSIKRGDVIGYVGSTGLSTGPHLHYEIHKDGKPVDPIMYFYDDVDPDDFIKIYQNAKKSTLSLD from the coding sequence ATGGAAAATAATAACTATAAGTATAAATCATCTAGTGTTTTAAAGGATTGGTCACTGAAAAGATTGAAAAATATCCCTAAAACATTTTATTATGGTTTTGCTTTTTTATGTATTGCAACTGTAAGTGCTGGAATGATTGGTTACAATTTTAATGATTCTGAATTTGCTCTTACAGCGAATAAATTTAAAAATAATGAAAGCAAATTGCTTGCCGAACTTCAAAAAGCGCAGAAAGAAAATAGCGAATTGAACGAAAAGTTTAAAGAAGTTGAGGTTGCATTGACAGAATTAGAAGAAAAAGACAGAAATATATATCGTACCATTTATGATTTAAAGGTTGATGAAGATATTGACTCAATTAATAAAATTATAAACGAATATTCTGCAGAGGATATTGATAATTTACTTTCTAAAATTGAAGAAGAAAAAAAATCTTTAGATGAGGTTTTGCGTAAAGCAGGCGGAAAAGATAAGCATTTAACTTCTTTACCAGTGATTAAGCCAGTTGCTGATAAATATTTAAACAGAGTTGCTTCTGGTTATGGATCTCGTTTTCACCCGATTCTTAAAGTAAAAAAAATGCACAATGGATTAGATTTTGCTGCATCAACAGGAACTCCAATTTATGCAACAGGTGACGGTACGGTTAAAATGGCTGGATTTAATTCAGGTTACGGTAACGTAGTTGTTATTCGACACGGAAATGGTTTCGAGACTTTATATGCTCACATGAGTCGTATTAAAACAAGAAATGGAAAATCAATTAAGCGTGGAGATGTAATAGGATATGTAGGTTCAACAGGTTTATCAACAGGTCCACATTTACATTACGAAATTCATAAAGATGGAAAACCAGTAGATCCAATCATGTATTTTTATGATGATGTAGATCCAGATGATTTCATCAAGATATATCAAAATGCGAAAAAAAGTACACTTTCTTTAGATTAA
- a CDS encoding MerR family transcriptional regulator: MNIELPDKLYYSIGEVAKAFNVNASLIRFWEKEFEIIQPKKNKKGNRLFTPKDIESFKTIYYLVKIKGHTLEGAKQSLTKKPSKLEEIDVVTRLENIKQELINLKMSFDEITEKDEQQ; the protein is encoded by the coding sequence ATGAATATCGAATTACCAGACAAACTTTATTACTCTATAGGAGAGGTTGCAAAAGCGTTTAACGTAAATGCATCCTTAATTCGTTTTTGGGAAAAAGAATTTGAAATAATTCAACCTAAAAAGAATAAAAAAGGAAATCGATTATTCACACCAAAAGACATCGAATCTTTTAAAACGATTTATTATTTAGTTAAAATAAAGGGTCACACCTTAGAAGGCGCCAAACAATCTTTAACTAAGAAACCATCAAAATTAGAAGAAATTGATGTTGTTACTCGATTAGAAAATATCAAACAAGAACTCATAAATTTAAAAATGAGTTTTGATGAAATAACAGAAAAGGACGAACAACAATAG